The sequence below is a genomic window from Lolium perenne isolate Kyuss_39 chromosome 4, Kyuss_2.0, whole genome shotgun sequence.
GCGCCTGGTTTAGAACTAGTTGAATACAAAAAGAAGGAAAACCATGACTATGAGTTATGTTGTTCCCTATTCATTATTCAATATGCCAGACGAATGAATTTTCACGGAAACAAGAAAGAAGGAAATTATGGCTGACCTCTGGTAAATGTTCAAAAGATGAACAATTTGGTTGCTAATGCCAGGTAGATCTTTGTTTGTATCTGAAAGCATAAACAGAGGAAACATTATGAGAATAACAAGCAATCAAAAGATGTTTCGAGCACAAGCCACAGATAAGTAGGGATGCATTAATGACCTTGTGAGACCTTAACTTGGACCACTCTAGCCTCTAGGCATTGTGCTTCTAGGTGCCATCACCTGCTAGAATTTCATGAAGAATGTGACATTTCAAGCACAGTGTGCCCTGAAACTTTTATGACATGGCGTTGCTTCATGGAACCCCTTAGGTCATTTACAGATTGCCACATCCCCTCTTTAGCATATATGTTAGACAGCATAGCATGAAACCCGTCGTGGTGAGGATCCATATCAACAAGCTTCCTCCCCACTCTTTCCCCAACCTCTTTCTCACCATGCTTCCAGCAGGCACCAAGCAATGCACCCCATGCTGGGGCATCAGGTGACAAGGGCATGCTCTCAATCATATCCTCAGCCTCTTTAACATATCCAGCACGTCCAAGAAGATCAACCATGCATCCGTAATGTCTAATGTTCGGCGCGATTTGGTACTTGTGCCGCATCAACTTGAAGAAGTGACGGCCCTCCTCAACAATGCCAGCATTTCGGCAAGCACTCAAAACTCCAGTGAAAGTTATCTCATTCGGGATAGCAGTGCCAGATGCTTCCATCTCTGAAAACATGTCAAGGGCTTTTGTCACAAGGCCGTTCATAGCCAGTCCGACAATGACAGCATTCCAGCAAGGCGTTCCTTTTTCTTCCATTACATTGAAGACTTCCAATGCAGCTTCCAAGCATCCACACTTCATGTACATGTCAATGAGGCTAGTCCCAAGTACAAGAGTGATGTGATAGTTGTTTTGCCTTATGTACTGATGCACCGACCTTCCTTTCTCCAGAGCGGACAGATTAGTGCATGCAGATATAACACTGACAACAGTAACCTCGTCTGGCCTGATTCCCTGGGATCGCATGCTATCGAAAACAGAGAGCGCATCTGAGGATTGGTTATTCTGCACACAGCCAGATATCAACGTACTCCAAGAAACATTGTCCTTGTGAGGCATTGCACTGAACAATGCCATTGCATCTTTGACATGACCATTCTTTAGATAGCCAGCCATCATCGAGTTCCAGGAAAACATGTCCAAGCACTTGCTACTGTCAAACAATCTCCGCGCCGCAGCAACATCCAAGCAACATGAATACATATGGATCAGCACATTCTGAACATTCACCAGCGAACAAAGGCCAGCTCTTATAACCAGTCCATGGCACAGTTCCCCATTATGAATTACCTCCGACTGTGCACAAGCAGCCACCACACTGACCATCAGCGCCTCATCCAGAGGCCACGGCTCACGACGCATACACGAGAACACGTGCAAGGCCTCTGCAAACATGTTGTTCCGCTCAAAGCAAGAAACCATGGCCGTCCACGCGAAGATATCCCTGCAGTCGGCCCCATCAAACACTCTCCACGCCTCGTCCACCATACCCCTCTTCCCAAACAATGACACCATCGAGCTCACAGCCGTAGCATTCCGCGCCGGCATCCGCGCAAACACCCCGAGTGCCTGGTCGACATCCCCGGCATGCACGTACGCAGCCAGGATCGTGTTCCAGGAAACAGCGTCCCACGTGGGCCCTGCGTCAAACACCCTGCGCGCGTCCCGGAGGCAgccgcaagcagagtacatgtgcATCAGGGCGTTCCTGACGTACAAGTTGTCGCCGAACCCGTGCATTATGGCGTGGGAGTGCACCTGCCGGCCTTCGGCCGCGTCCCTCCTTGCGGCGCAGGCCGCGGCGAGGGTGGGGTGGGTGTAGGCGTCGGGGGGCGCTGGCAGGGAGGCGTACAGTGGCAGGCAGAGGTGCGGCATCCCGGCGAGCAGGGCGGCCTTGAGGAGGGTGTTGCAGGAGAAGGCGTTGGGGTGGTGGACGAGTTTGAGGAGGCGGAAGGAGTGGTGGAGGGGGAGCTGGAGGAAGCGGGTGGCGGAGgtgaagaggaggaggcggctggcGGCGAAGGCGTCGGCGAGGAGGCCGGAGGCGATGAACTGGGCGTGGATCTGAAGCAGGTGCCGCGCGGAGCAGCACCTCGCGAGGTGCGCGTCCAGGAGGGACACCGTGAGCATGGCCGGCGCCGCCGCGGCGAAAGCAGAGCGGCGAGCTGCAGCTTCCAACTTTGAACCGATGAATTGGTGGGAGCTCTTGGCAACCAGGCTGCAAGCTTGCCACGACAGCCCGCCACGGCGGCTGGATATGTTTGCTCGGCCCAGGTAGCTTGAATTCTATCAGGGCTCGGCTCAGGTCACGATGGGCTGCAGGCTGATTTACTTAGCCATAACCAAGGACCCTGGTGTAATTTTCAGCCTCATCTTGGATCTTTGTCTTCTGTAATATTTCAGTTTGTCCGATTTAACACTTCTGTTTGATTATATTTATAGGAAAAGATGCTTTTTTGTTTGATTGATTAATAAGTTGGAAAAGTTTGCTAAAAACTAGCAAAGAGCTCGTGTGTTGCTATGGAGGCACAATAAAATTGGTTTGGTCTGGTGCATGTTAAATATTTATAATTATCATGGAGGCTCTTTATATAAACTGACAAAACCATGTGTTACCACTAAACTGACAAAACCGTGTGTTACCATTATAGGCGCATAATTGATCTACCGAGGATCAAGCAATCTCGGCATGATAACAACACCAAGATTTGTAGCAAGGGTCGACGACCTTGCATATCATGCAGGCATAGTTATGGGTGTTCCTCCCCATGATACCACAACATCAATCGACCTAGGCACCggcacatgttgtcggctcccTTTTTTGTTTTCCTGCTAGCAAGTCACCATATGTTATAATATGTGGCACACCCCACATAATATAGGAGGTCAATGTTAGGCTCTGAACAATTGAAAATGGCACTTCTCATTTATTACTGGTGAGTGCACATGTGGTGCATATTCTAGATAGATCATCAGGAGAGCCACCCGTGGGGCATTAAAGTGGATCACGACACTATAAACGCACTTGGAGACTGCAGATGCGGCAATTTCAAGTTCCAATTGTTGACGATGGTTCCATTCATGATCATCTTGTTGTATTGCGCAGCTAGCCACATGAATCTTGTTTGATCCTATGTTAAGTCATGTAATAATGTACCATGATCATTAATGTTAATATATCTACTCCGCTAGTGTAGGACCCATAGATTTTTTAAAGCGTGTACAAGCGGTTGGTCCTACACTAGCTTACTATCCTCAAGTGCGGATCCATAGATGAAGC
It includes:
- the LOC139830171 gene encoding pentatricopeptide repeat-containing protein At2g22410, mitochondrial-like, producing the protein MLTVSLLDAHLARCCSARHLLQIHAQFIASGLLADAFAASRLLLFTSATRFLQLPLHHSFRLLKLVHHPNAFSCNTLLKAALLAGMPHLCLPLYASLPAPPDAYTHPTLAAACAARRDAAEGRQVHSHAIMHGFGDNLYVRNALMHMYSACGCLRDARRVFDAGPTWDAVSWNTILAAYVHAGDVDQALGVFARMPARNATAVSSMVSLFGKRGMVDEAWRVFDGADCRDIFAWTAMVSCFERNNMFAEALHVFSCMRREPWPLDEALMVSVVAACAQSEVIHNGELCHGLVIRAGLCSLVNVQNVLIHMYSCCLDVAAARRLFDSSKCLDMFSWNSMMAGYLKNGHVKDAMALFSAMPHKDNVSWSTLISGCVQNNQSSDALSVFDSMRSQGIRPDEVTVVSVISACTNLSALEKGRSVHQYIRQNNYHITLVLGTSLIDMYMKCGCLEAALEVFNVMEEKGTPCWNAVIVGLAMNGLVTKALDMFSEMEASGTAIPNEITFTGVLSACRNAGIVEEGRHFFKLMRHKYQIAPNIRHYGCMVDLLGRAGYVKEAEDMIESMPLSPDAPAWGALLGACWKHGEKEVGERVGRKLVDMDPHHDGFHAMLSNIYAKEGMWQSVNDLRGSMKQRHVIKVSGHTVLEMSHSS